Proteins co-encoded in one Callospermophilus lateralis isolate mCalLat2 chromosome 2, mCalLat2.hap1, whole genome shotgun sequence genomic window:
- the Efemp2 gene encoding EGF-containing fibulin-like extracellular matrix protein 2 isoform X1 — MGGAMAEAPDPCPPPPSPRMLPFASCLPGSLLLWALLLLLLGAASPQDSEEPDSYTECTDGYEWDPDSQHCRDVNECLTIPEACKGEMKCINHYGGYLCLPRSAAVINDLHGEGPPPPVPPAQHPNSCPPGYEPDDQESCVDVDECAQALHDCRPSQDCHNLPGSYQCTCPDGYRKIGPECVDIDECRYRYCQHRCVNLPGSFRCQCEPGFQLGPNNRSCVDVNECDMGAPCEQRCFNSYGTFLCRCHQGYELHRDGFSCSDIDECSYSSYLCQYRCVNEPGRFSCHCPQGYQLLATRLCQDIDECESGAHQCSEAQTCVNFHGGYRCVDTNRCLEPYVQVSDNRCLCPASNPLCREQPSSIVHRYMSITSERSVPADVFQIQATSVYPGAYNAFQIRAGNSQGDFYIRQINNVSAMLVLARPVTGPREYVLDLEMVTMNSLMSYRASSVLRLTIFVGAYTF; from the exons ATGGGGGGTGCCATGGCCGAGGCCCCTGACCCCTGCCCACCACCTCCCAGCCCCAGGATGCTCCCCTTCGCCTCCTGCCTCCCCGGTTCACTACTGCTCTGGGCGCTGCTGCTGTTGCTCTTGGGGGCAGCGTCTCCCCAGGATTCCGAGGAGCCGGACAGCTACACG GAATGCACAGATGGCTATGAGTGGGACCCAGACAGTCAGCACTGCCGGG ATGTCAATGAGTGCCTTACCATCCCTGAGGCCTGCAAGGGAGAAATGAAATGCATCAATCACTACGGGGGCTACTTGTGCCTGCCCCGATCAGCTGCTGTTATTAATGACCTACATGGCGAGGGACCCCCTCCACCAGTGCCCCCTGCTCAACACCCCAACTCCTGCCCACCAGGCTATGAGCCCGACGATCAGGAGAGCTGTGTGG ATGTGGATGAGTGTGCCCAAGCTTTGCATGACTGTCGGCCCAGCCAGGATTGCCATAACCTTCCTGGCTCCTACCAGTGTACCTGCCCTGATGGCTACCGCAAGATCGGGCCTGAGTGTGTGG ACATAGACGAGTGCCGCTACCGCTACTGTCAGCACCGCTGCGTGAACCTACCTGGCTCCTTTCGCTGCCAGTGCGAGCCGGGCTTCCAGCTGGGGCCCAACAACCGCTCCTGTGTGG ATGTGAACGAGTGTGACATGGGGGCCCCGTGTGAGCAGCGCTGCTTCAATTCCTATGGGACTTTCCTGTGTCGCTGCCACCAGGGCTATGAGCTGCACCGAGATGGCTTCTCTTGCAGTG atATTGACGAGTGTAGCTACTCCAGTTACCTGTGCCAGTACCGCTGTGTGAATGAGCCAGGCCGCTTCTCGTGCCACTGCCCACAGGGCTACCAGCTGCTGGCCACACGCCTctgccaag ACATTGATGAGTGTGAGTCTGGAGCACATCAGTGCTCTGAGGCCCAAACCTGTGTCAACTTCCATGGGGGCTACCGTTGTGTGGACACCAACCGCTGTTTGGAGCCCTATGTCCAGGTGTCAGACAA CCGCTGCCTCTGTCCTGCCTCCAACCCCCTGTGTCGGGAGCAGCCTTCATCCATCGTGCACCGCTACATGAGCATCACCTCAGAGCGGAGCGTGCCGGCAGATGTGTTCCAGATTCAGGCGACCTCTGTCTACCCTGGCGCCTACAATGCCTTTCAGATTCGTGCTGGAAACTCACAGGGGGACTTCTACATTAGG CAAATCAACAACGTCAGCGCCATGCTGGTCCTCGCCCGGCCAGTGACGGGCCCCCGGGAGTACGTGCTGGACCTGGAGATGGTCACCATGAACTCCCTCATGAGCTACCGGGCCAGCTCTGTACTGAGACTCACCATCTTCGTGGGGGCCTACACCTTCTGA
- the Efemp2 gene encoding EGF-containing fibulin-like extracellular matrix protein 2 isoform X3, which translates to MGGAMAEAPDPCPPPPSPRMLPFASCLPGSLLLWALLLLLLGAASPQDSEEPDSYTECTDGYEWDPDSQHCRDVNECLTIPEACKGEMKCINHYGGYLCLPRSAAVINDLHGEGPPPPVPPAQHPNSCPPGYEPDDQESCVDIDECRYRYCQHRCVNLPGSFRCQCEPGFQLGPNNRSCVDVNECDMGAPCEQRCFNSYGTFLCRCHQGYELHRDGFSCSDIDECSYSSYLCQYRCVNEPGRFSCHCPQGYQLLATRLCQDIDECESGAHQCSEAQTCVNFHGGYRCVDTNRCLEPYVQVSDNRCLCPASNPLCREQPSSIVHRYMSITSERSVPADVFQIQATSVYPGAYNAFQIRAGNSQGDFYIRQINNVSAMLVLARPVTGPREYVLDLEMVTMNSLMSYRASSVLRLTIFVGAYTF; encoded by the exons ATGGGGGGTGCCATGGCCGAGGCCCCTGACCCCTGCCCACCACCTCCCAGCCCCAGGATGCTCCCCTTCGCCTCCTGCCTCCCCGGTTCACTACTGCTCTGGGCGCTGCTGCTGTTGCTCTTGGGGGCAGCGTCTCCCCAGGATTCCGAGGAGCCGGACAGCTACACG GAATGCACAGATGGCTATGAGTGGGACCCAGACAGTCAGCACTGCCGGG ATGTCAATGAGTGCCTTACCATCCCTGAGGCCTGCAAGGGAGAAATGAAATGCATCAATCACTACGGGGGCTACTTGTGCCTGCCCCGATCAGCTGCTGTTATTAATGACCTACATGGCGAGGGACCCCCTCCACCAGTGCCCCCTGCTCAACACCCCAACTCCTGCCCACCAGGCTATGAGCCCGACGATCAGGAGAGCTGTGTGG ACATAGACGAGTGCCGCTACCGCTACTGTCAGCACCGCTGCGTGAACCTACCTGGCTCCTTTCGCTGCCAGTGCGAGCCGGGCTTCCAGCTGGGGCCCAACAACCGCTCCTGTGTGG ATGTGAACGAGTGTGACATGGGGGCCCCGTGTGAGCAGCGCTGCTTCAATTCCTATGGGACTTTCCTGTGTCGCTGCCACCAGGGCTATGAGCTGCACCGAGATGGCTTCTCTTGCAGTG atATTGACGAGTGTAGCTACTCCAGTTACCTGTGCCAGTACCGCTGTGTGAATGAGCCAGGCCGCTTCTCGTGCCACTGCCCACAGGGCTACCAGCTGCTGGCCACACGCCTctgccaag ACATTGATGAGTGTGAGTCTGGAGCACATCAGTGCTCTGAGGCCCAAACCTGTGTCAACTTCCATGGGGGCTACCGTTGTGTGGACACCAACCGCTGTTTGGAGCCCTATGTCCAGGTGTCAGACAA CCGCTGCCTCTGTCCTGCCTCCAACCCCCTGTGTCGGGAGCAGCCTTCATCCATCGTGCACCGCTACATGAGCATCACCTCAGAGCGGAGCGTGCCGGCAGATGTGTTCCAGATTCAGGCGACCTCTGTCTACCCTGGCGCCTACAATGCCTTTCAGATTCGTGCTGGAAACTCACAGGGGGACTTCTACATTAGG CAAATCAACAACGTCAGCGCCATGCTGGTCCTCGCCCGGCCAGTGACGGGCCCCCGGGAGTACGTGCTGGACCTGGAGATGGTCACCATGAACTCCCTCATGAGCTACCGGGCCAGCTCTGTACTGAGACTCACCATCTTCGTGGGGGCCTACACCTTCTGA
- the Efemp2 gene encoding EGF-containing fibulin-like extracellular matrix protein 2 isoform X2: MLPFASCLPGSLLLWALLLLLLGAASPQDSEEPDSYTECTDGYEWDPDSQHCRDVNECLTIPEACKGEMKCINHYGGYLCLPRSAAVINDLHGEGPPPPVPPAQHPNSCPPGYEPDDQESCVDVDECAQALHDCRPSQDCHNLPGSYQCTCPDGYRKIGPECVDIDECRYRYCQHRCVNLPGSFRCQCEPGFQLGPNNRSCVDVNECDMGAPCEQRCFNSYGTFLCRCHQGYELHRDGFSCSDIDECSYSSYLCQYRCVNEPGRFSCHCPQGYQLLATRLCQDIDECESGAHQCSEAQTCVNFHGGYRCVDTNRCLEPYVQVSDNRCLCPASNPLCREQPSSIVHRYMSITSERSVPADVFQIQATSVYPGAYNAFQIRAGNSQGDFYIRQINNVSAMLVLARPVTGPREYVLDLEMVTMNSLMSYRASSVLRLTIFVGAYTF, encoded by the exons ATGCTCCCCTTCGCCTCCTGCCTCCCCGGTTCACTACTGCTCTGGGCGCTGCTGCTGTTGCTCTTGGGGGCAGCGTCTCCCCAGGATTCCGAGGAGCCGGACAGCTACACG GAATGCACAGATGGCTATGAGTGGGACCCAGACAGTCAGCACTGCCGGG ATGTCAATGAGTGCCTTACCATCCCTGAGGCCTGCAAGGGAGAAATGAAATGCATCAATCACTACGGGGGCTACTTGTGCCTGCCCCGATCAGCTGCTGTTATTAATGACCTACATGGCGAGGGACCCCCTCCACCAGTGCCCCCTGCTCAACACCCCAACTCCTGCCCACCAGGCTATGAGCCCGACGATCAGGAGAGCTGTGTGG ATGTGGATGAGTGTGCCCAAGCTTTGCATGACTGTCGGCCCAGCCAGGATTGCCATAACCTTCCTGGCTCCTACCAGTGTACCTGCCCTGATGGCTACCGCAAGATCGGGCCTGAGTGTGTGG ACATAGACGAGTGCCGCTACCGCTACTGTCAGCACCGCTGCGTGAACCTACCTGGCTCCTTTCGCTGCCAGTGCGAGCCGGGCTTCCAGCTGGGGCCCAACAACCGCTCCTGTGTGG ATGTGAACGAGTGTGACATGGGGGCCCCGTGTGAGCAGCGCTGCTTCAATTCCTATGGGACTTTCCTGTGTCGCTGCCACCAGGGCTATGAGCTGCACCGAGATGGCTTCTCTTGCAGTG atATTGACGAGTGTAGCTACTCCAGTTACCTGTGCCAGTACCGCTGTGTGAATGAGCCAGGCCGCTTCTCGTGCCACTGCCCACAGGGCTACCAGCTGCTGGCCACACGCCTctgccaag ACATTGATGAGTGTGAGTCTGGAGCACATCAGTGCTCTGAGGCCCAAACCTGTGTCAACTTCCATGGGGGCTACCGTTGTGTGGACACCAACCGCTGTTTGGAGCCCTATGTCCAGGTGTCAGACAA CCGCTGCCTCTGTCCTGCCTCCAACCCCCTGTGTCGGGAGCAGCCTTCATCCATCGTGCACCGCTACATGAGCATCACCTCAGAGCGGAGCGTGCCGGCAGATGTGTTCCAGATTCAGGCGACCTCTGTCTACCCTGGCGCCTACAATGCCTTTCAGATTCGTGCTGGAAACTCACAGGGGGACTTCTACATTAGG CAAATCAACAACGTCAGCGCCATGCTGGTCCTCGCCCGGCCAGTGACGGGCCCCCGGGAGTACGTGCTGGACCTGGAGATGGTCACCATGAACTCCCTCATGAGCTACCGGGCCAGCTCTGTACTGAGACTCACCATCTTCGTGGGGGCCTACACCTTCTGA
- the Ctsw gene encoding cathepsin W, whose amino-acid sequence MALTTCLFAILALLLASLTQNITGSHGAQNLGPWPLELKEVFKLFQIQFNRSYLNPAEYARRLDIFAQNLAKAQQLQEEDLGTAEFGVTPFSDLTEEEFGKIYGHWKADGSPSMGRKAGPEEAGKPLPSTCDWRNADGIISSIKNQGNCNCCWAMAAAGNIEALWGITYQQSVEVSVQELLDCGRCGDGCKGGFVWDAYITVLNNSGLASEKDYPFQGHTQAHMCLAKKFKKVAWIQDFIMLQENEQTIAWYLATQGPITVTINMKPLQHYQNGVFKATPTTCDPRVVNHSVLLVGFGKSKVEEGIQSASSASCCRPRPSTPYWILKNSWGDNWGEEGYFRLHRGSNTCGITKYPITARVGKPAKKQPVSCPP is encoded by the exons ATGGCTTTGACTACCTGCCTCTTCGCCATCTTGGCCCTGTTACTGGCAAGCCTAACCCAAAACATCACAGGCTCCCATGGAGCCCAG AATCTAGGTCCCTGGCCACTGGAGCTGAAAGAGGTCTTCAAGTTGTTCCAAATCCAGTTCAATCGGAGTTACTTGAACCCAGCAG AGTATGCTCGCCGCCTGGACATCTTTGCCCAGAACCTGGCCAAGGCTCAGCAACTACAGGAGGAGGACTTGGGCACAGCTGAGTTTGGGGTGACTCCATTCAGTGACCTCACAG AGGAGGAGTTTGGAAAGATTTATGGACACTGGAAAGCAGATGGGAGCCCTAGCATGGGAAGAAAGGCAGGGCCTGAAGAGGCAGGGAAGCCTCTGCCCTCCACCTGTGACTGGCGGAACGCAGATGGCATCATCTCATCTATCAAGAACCAG GGGAACTGCAATTGCTGCTGGGCCATGGCTGCTGCAGGCAACATCGAGGCCCTATGGGGCATCACATACCAACAGTCCGTGGAAGTTTCTGTGCAGG AACTGCTTGACTGTGGCCGCTGTGGGGACGGCTGCAAGGGTGGCTTCGTCTGGGATGCATACATAACTGTCCTCAACAACA GTGGATTGGCCAGTGAAAAGGACTACCCATTCCAGGGGCACACCCAGGCCCACATGTGCCTGGCCAAGAAGTTTAAGAAGGTGGCCTGGATCCAGGATTTCATCATGCTGCAGGAAAACGAGCAGA CAATTGCCTGGTACCTGGCTACCCAAGGCCCCATCACAGTGACCATCAACATGAAGCCACTGCAG CACTACCAGAATGGTGTGTTCAAGGCCACACCCACCACCTGTGACCCCCGGGTTGTGAATCATTCTGTCCTGCTGGTGGGTTTTGGCAAGAGCAAGGTGGAAGAGGGGATACAATCGGCCTCTTCTGCATCTTGTTGCCGTCCTCGCCCCTCCACCCCTTACTGGATTCTGAAGAACTCCTGGGGGGACAACTGGGGTGAGGAG ggctacttccgaCTGCACCGAGGAAGCAATACCTGTGGCATCACCAAATACCCAATCACAGCCCGTGTGGGAAAACCAGCTAAAAAGCAGCCAGTCTCCTGCCCTCCCTGA
- the Fibp gene encoding acidic fibroblast growth factor intracellular-binding protein isoform X1 has protein sequence MTSELDIFVGNTTLIDEDVYRLWLDGYSVSDAVALRVRSGILEQTGATAAVLQSDTMDHYRTFHMLERLLHAPPKLLHQLIFQIPPSRQALLIERYYAFDEAFVREVLGKKLSKGTKKDLDDISTKTGITLKSCRRQFDNFKRVFKVVEEMRGSLVDNIQQHFLLSDRLARDYAAIVFFANNRFETGKKKLQYLSFGDFAFCAELMIQNWTLGAVDSQVDDMDVDLDKEFLQDLKELKVLVADKDLLDLHKSLVCTALRGKLGVFSEMEANFKNLSRGLVNVAAKLTHNKDVRDLFVDLVEKFVEPCRSDHWPLNDVRLFLNQYSASVHSLDGFRHPTLWDRYMGTLRGCLLRLYHD, from the exons ATGACCAGCGAACTGGACATCTTCGTGGGGAACACGACCCTTATCGACGAGGACGTGTATCGCCTCTGGTTGGATGGTTACTCAG TGAGCGACGCTGTGGCTCTGAGAGTGCGTTCGGGAATCTTGGAGCAGACGGGGGCCACGGCGGCGGTGCTGCAGAGCGACACTATGGACCATTACCGCACCTTCCACATGCTTGAGCGCCTGCTGCACGCACCACCCAAGCTACTGCACCAACTCATCTTCCAGATTCCGCCCTCCCGGCAGGCGTTGCTCATTGAGAG ATACTATGCCTTTGATGAGGCCTTTGTTCGAGAGGTCTTGGGCAAGAAGCTGTCCAAGGGCACCAAGAAAGACCTGGACGACATCAGCACCAAAACAGGCATCACTCTCAAGAGCTGTCGGAGACAG TTTGACAACTTTAAGCGAGTCTTCAAGGTGGTGGAGGAAATGCGGGGCTCCCTGGTGGATAACATCCAGCAACACTTCCTCCTTTCGGACCGATTGGCCAG GGACTATGCAGCCATCGTCTTCTTTGCCAACAACCGCTTTGAGACAGGGAAGAAAAAGCTACAGTATCTGAGTTTCGGCGACTTTGCTTTCTGTGCTGAGCTCATGATCCAGAACTGGACTCTTGGAGCCGTTG ACTCCCAGGTGGACGATATGGATGTGGACTTAGATAAGGAGTTTCTCCAGGACTTGAAGGAACTCAAGGTGCTAGTGGCTGACAAGGACCTTCTGGACTTGCACAAGAG CCTGGTATGCACTGCCCTCCGGGGAAAGCTCGGCGTCTTTTCTGAGATGGAAGCCAACTTCAAG AACCTGTCTCGGGGGCTGGTGAATGTGGCTGCCAAGTTGACCCACAATAAGGATGTCAGAGACCTGTTTGTGGACCTCGTTGAGAAG TTTGTGGAACCCTGCCGCTCTGACCACTGGCCACTAAATGACGTGCGGCTCTTCCTGAATCAGTATTCAGCATCTGTTCACTCCCTGGATGGCTTCCG GCACCCAACCCTCTGGGATCGGTACATGGGCACCCTCCGTGGCTGCCTCCTGCGCCTCTATCATGACTGA
- the Fibp gene encoding acidic fibroblast growth factor intracellular-binding protein isoform X2 produces the protein MDHYRTFHMLERLLHAPPKLLHQLIFQIPPSRQALLIERYYAFDEAFVREVLGKKLSKGTKKDLDDISTKTGITLKSCRRQFDNFKRVFKVVEEMRGSLVDNIQQHFLLSDRLARDYAAIVFFANNRFETGKKKLQYLSFGDFAFCAELMIQNWTLGAVDSQVDDMDVDLDKEFLQDLKELKVLVADKDLLDLHKSLVCTALRGKLGVFSEMEANFKNLSRGLVNVAAKLTHNKDVRDLFVDLVEKFVEPCRSDHWPLNDVRLFLNQYSASVHSLDGFRHPTLWDRYMGTLRGCLLRLYHD, from the exons ATGGACCATTACCGCACCTTCCACATGCTTGAGCGCCTGCTGCACGCACCACCCAAGCTACTGCACCAACTCATCTTCCAGATTCCGCCCTCCCGGCAGGCGTTGCTCATTGAGAG ATACTATGCCTTTGATGAGGCCTTTGTTCGAGAGGTCTTGGGCAAGAAGCTGTCCAAGGGCACCAAGAAAGACCTGGACGACATCAGCACCAAAACAGGCATCACTCTCAAGAGCTGTCGGAGACAG TTTGACAACTTTAAGCGAGTCTTCAAGGTGGTGGAGGAAATGCGGGGCTCCCTGGTGGATAACATCCAGCAACACTTCCTCCTTTCGGACCGATTGGCCAG GGACTATGCAGCCATCGTCTTCTTTGCCAACAACCGCTTTGAGACAGGGAAGAAAAAGCTACAGTATCTGAGTTTCGGCGACTTTGCTTTCTGTGCTGAGCTCATGATCCAGAACTGGACTCTTGGAGCCGTTG ACTCCCAGGTGGACGATATGGATGTGGACTTAGATAAGGAGTTTCTCCAGGACTTGAAGGAACTCAAGGTGCTAGTGGCTGACAAGGACCTTCTGGACTTGCACAAGAG CCTGGTATGCACTGCCCTCCGGGGAAAGCTCGGCGTCTTTTCTGAGATGGAAGCCAACTTCAAG AACCTGTCTCGGGGGCTGGTGAATGTGGCTGCCAAGTTGACCCACAATAAGGATGTCAGAGACCTGTTTGTGGACCTCGTTGAGAAG TTTGTGGAACCCTGCCGCTCTGACCACTGGCCACTAAATGACGTGCGGCTCTTCCTGAATCAGTATTCAGCATCTGTTCACTCCCTGGATGGCTTCCG GCACCCAACCCTCTGGGATCGGTACATGGGCACCCTCCGTGGCTGCCTCCTGCGCCTCTATCATGACTGA
- the Ccdc85b gene encoding coiled-coil domain-containing protein 85B isoform X1 — protein MEAEAGGLEELTDEEMAALGKEELVRRLRREEAARLAALVQRGRLMQEVNRQLQGHLGEIRELKQLNRRLQAENRELRDLCCFLDSERQRGRRAARQWQLFGTQASRAVREDLGGCWQKLAELESRQEELLRENLALKELCLALGEEWGPRGGPGGAGGSGAGPTPELALPPCGPRDLGDGSSSTGSVGSPDQLPLVCSPDD, from the coding sequence ATGGAGGCCGAGGCAGGCGGCCTGGAGGAGCTGACGGACGAGGAGATGGCGGCACTGGGCAAGGAGGAGCTGGTGCGGCGACTGCGGCGAGAGGAGGCGGCGCGCCTGGCGGCACTGGTGCAGCGCGGTCGCCTCATGCAGGAGGTGAATCGGCAACTGCAGGGTCACCTGGGCGAGATTCGCGAGCTCAAGCAGCTCAACAGGCGCCTGCAGGCCGAGAACAGGGAGCTGCGCGATCTCTGCTGCTTCCTGGACTCAGAGCGCCAGCGCGGGCGCCGCGCCGCACGCCAGTGGCAGCTCTTCGGGACCCAAGCATCCCGGGCGGTACGGGAGGACCTGGGAGGCTGTTGGCAGAAGCTAGCCGAGCTGGAGAGCCGTCAGGAGGAGCTGCTGCGGGAGAACCTGGCGCTTAAGGAGCTCTGCCTGGCGCTGGGCGAAGAGTGGGGTCCCCGGGGCGGCCCCGGAGGCGCTGGGGGCTCCGGCGCCGGGCCAACCCCAGAGCTAGCCCTGCCTCCTTGTGGTCCCCGCGACCTAGGCGACGGGAGTTCCAGTACCGGCAGCGTGGGCAGCCCCGATCAGTTGCCCCTCGTCTGCTCCCCGGATGACTGA
- the Ccdc85b gene encoding coiled-coil domain-containing protein 85B isoform X2: MEAEAGGLEELTDEEMAALGREQGAARSLLLPGLRAPARAPRRTPVAALRDPSIPGGTGGPGRLLAEASRAGEPSGGAAAGEPGA; the protein is encoded by the exons ATGGAGGCCGAGGCAGGCGGCCTGGAGGAGCTGACGGACGAGGAGATGGCGGCACTGG GCCGAGAACAGGGAGCTGCGCGATCTCTGCTGCTTCCTGGACTCAGAGCGCCAGCGCGGGCGCCGCGCCGCACGCCAGTGGCAGCTCTTCGGGACCCAAGCATCCCGGGCGGTACGGGAGGACCTGGGAGGCTGTTGGCAGAAGCTAGCCGAGCTGGAGAGCCGTCAGGAGGAGCTGCTGCGGGAGAACCTGGCGCTTAA